One Carya illinoinensis cultivar Pawnee chromosome 5, C.illinoinensisPawnee_v1, whole genome shotgun sequence genomic window, AATCTCAGCATTCATTATCCGTTTAACTTCCGGATCAGCGAGCAGCCGCTTGAGCAGCCTGGAACCCTTTCCCAGCTTCCCTCGCCTCGCCTCGTCAATACTATAACCAATGCAAGTAACGCATTTCCTTCCTTCTGGCATTGAACCCATTGCTCTAAGAAGGCAATCATAACAATACTTTGCCCCACAAACAATGCAAACCTCCTTCTCCGTGAACCGGTTTCCCTTAAGGCATCGATAGCATACCCCTTTCTTCACATTTCTCGCGACCTTTGGGTTCACATCAATACTTCCATCCTCAGAATGATAGAGCTCTACATGAGCTATCACGTCTCTCGAATCAGGGTCACGAAATGTCACAATCGATGGTCTTTTGACGTGGTTTGGAGCTTCATTATCACCATCATCCTCTCTACAAGAGAAAATCTCAGAGGAACGCCCCGGCGAGCTTAAACCAGACTCCGTTGATTCCGAATTGGTTGGATTCATATAATCATGAGCACCTTCACCCTCCTTATCATTGTCAACTTCGAACTTGCCAGAACCCGTCGATAATTCGAGCGAACCATCAACAATTCCAGAATATCTAATTGTGCCAGGACTTTCAATTTCATCCGACAACGTGGGCTTGGGCTCATAACCATTACCACAAGCTAATATACCGGAGTTATCTAATGTTGGGGATTTCTGGTTTAAAGGTCTGGACTTTTCAATAGGTCGGATCACTGGAAGTGAGAGATTGTTAATCAGAGATGTGGAAGAAACTGGAGCGGCAACAGGGATTCGGCTGATGTCAACTGGGATTACTTGGGGTATATCGTAGGAGACGGGAGGGCCATTGTACACCAAGGCAATCGAGTAATCGGTACGGCTGTACTCGTCATCATCATTTTCAGGGACTGCAGATACAGCCGGCCGCAACTTTCTCAGCAGTGCAGCCATAGTTATTGTTCCAAGTTAAGGTAAAAGACGAAACGGCTAGTGCCAATCACACAAAGCAACGAGACTATTTCAAGTACCAAGGAAGCATAACCATCAAATTCACAAACCATGAAGCAAAAGCACAAAACCGAGCTAAAACGACCTTTTTCCCTCGGGCCAAAAATGAAATCAGAAAAGACAGTATGAGTTTGAACTGGAATCTTCAGCGGACAAACATGAAGTGAAGACGATGGAAGTGACAGAGCAAAGAAGGAGACGAGATGGAACAGAAGAGAAGACTGAGTTAGAACTTGACCGCTTCCCATCAACGCGTTGAGAGAAAATGCCAGGAATTGATGGGTGAAAATGCCAGAAAAATTTCAGAAGACCAAGTCATAGTTGACTGCTATACCGTCTGCGACACAGCGTAGCAAAATACAGAAACAGTAATGCCGCTTGTCTGAGTTGTACAAGGAAGGAGCGAGAGGTCTTTCTGGTACATCGAACGAGTAGTGCGGTCCAAAACATGCGTCGAaggaaataaaaaggaaatgttCCTTGCTGATCACACAAAACAGAGGAACAAAACCCAATTCCGTAGCGCATGGGGATGAGTAACATCAGTTGGTGGTAATGATATTATGATGGGAAAGTTGACTTCAGCGGCTTTGTAGGTTAAAGATGATGTTTGACTCGTTTAACACATGTTGGGCCACTTCAATAACAGAAGCTCCTGCGAATATTCACCTTAGGCCTCGTGAAAACTTACGACTCTCCCACTCTTAATATCTATGCGGACCTAGGCCCATTGAAAGCCCAAAAAATCGATTCACCAGTGATATCCATCTCAAGCCCACTTTATAGAGCCAGCCCTAATAAAAGCCGGCTCTTCCCAATCATATGTTAATGTAACGGTGAGCCTATACAATGTCGAGTAGGAAAGTTCTACATATTagattcttaatttatttctattttaacaTGTAGGTGTGAATCATCTATCGTCTTTTAATAGAAAGAAAATTCACGTCAACaaatactcaaaaaaaaaaaatgcatcaggATGTATATTTGTGATAAAAAGGATCACTTATCACAAGAATGAGTTCATTGGATGAGAGTGAATATGTATgtaatatatagcattactcgtgTTGAATAAAACATTGGATTGAGACTATAGATCTATCGTTTGAATTCATATATAATGAAATCCGGAGAGTGAAACCCAACGTGTGTAAATTATGCCATTTTTGATATTATGATGGTTATATATAAGTAGGAGCTAGCCCTACGTATTGAATCTATAGAATAGAATTTTACCCATTTAAGTATTGTTGAAGATCTTACTCCTAAAGCATAGATCTTGCATGCAGTCTGGTTTGAACCAACCCACCACAACTTTTTTGTGTGCTTTATCGATCGAGTTTTCAATGTGCTCTTCAAGGCACAAGTACTTATAATACACACGTTTACAACATCTACCATTCTaagaaagtttttcttttttgttttttccggAGCAAGAAAAGTCCCTATGATTCTATCTGCAACACGAAAAGAGCACCTCAAAATTTGCAACACGCAGACTTATACATGCATCCATTAATAGTTGGTATTAGGGTTTAGATCAGAAAAGTCACTGCAATGACTCCATGGATAGATCAAATGAGATTGAGGAAACTCTTCActctccatttttctttttggttgcttgttttcctttgttttatCTATTTTCTGCAAAGAGTACGTACAGATCTTCTTCTTATGCTAGCTTTTGAAGTATTAGGTAGATTTACTTAAAAGACGTTGAAAACAATAGCCAAGGCCCAAAACAACTTTTCACGTAATTGATCTTTTGAGCAACTACAGGTAGGGCGGCCGAGGCACCGCCCATGCCACCCCGACCCCGCCCGCGCCACCCCATGTGGGGGACGGTCTGTGCCCAGCTCTGCAGTACCCCTGTGCCAGGGCTTAGTCCAactcaaatatttatatatatataaagtaaattcGAGGGTTAAGTTAAACCTAACCCTCTCCCCTACGCAGtctctcttttccctctctctctctttcctctctgtAGCACTGCCCTATCAGACCTTCTCTCCCTCTTGCAATTGCCGCAGTAACTTGGCCCGCGTCCTCTTCTTCTCCtatcctcctcctcttcttcccaaactctctctctctttcttgccGTCGATGTGAGTTTGCAAAATCGTTTTTActagtttagattttttttttttcttgttccgATTTGTTATATATTGTGTTgttgatttgtttattattctatgaattttttttctttgagttttttttttttttttattgtgacGTATAGCTGCTGGTGGACGTTGGGCGGGGGGTGGACGGACCAGAGGTCCTTCCGGCACCCCGGCACACAAACGGGGGCCCACCCCCAGTATATGGTGGCGGATTTGGGGCCACCAGTACATTATTTAGAGCTGGCTCGACCATGATGGTCCTAACCACTGTAAATTTGTGGTTATGCCATTAATgccataaataatatatagaatcaATAGCACTACGAAAAAAGAATTGAGTACCTTGAAATTAGGACGTTAATCAATATAATTAGTTTTagctactatataatatatatatatagtagtagtaGATCGATCGATTGGCTTATCATTGTGGCATCCATCCACGATCACTCCGTTGCTAATTTAATATTTGCTTCAGCACGTATTTGTAAATGGAGTGCATAGAATGAATCAAATTAAGCAGATCATATATCAACTAATGGCTGCTTTATCAAGAAACAGACAATTAATTAAGCAAAGTGAGATTCAATTTATAAGCTCACAAATCTCTGCTCTTCAAGACGGCTAAATATCATcactattaattattttctcGCGAACCAAACACCcatcatgaatatgaaattaagttactatatatatatcgggaacagaaaaacaaacaaacataaaagacaaatatatattttcacgaAGCATACATATTTGAGAACTCATGATAGAAAATACATGATATACACGCAGACAAAATTGTGACATCATGATAAAGTTCGATATATTAAACTTGATAGGAAAATTAGTGCACAGACTACACtaataattacaattataaaatgCTAAAGCCACATACGAGGATTCCGACTGAGGATCCGACAGTggtatcttattttattttatttttttacttagtgattaagataatattttttaataatattatgaaaacatattaaaaagtattaaaaaataccttaaaaaataataataattttacacaGTCCGAATCCACGTGCGGCTGTAGAGTCCCTCTTTACAGTTTACATTGACTCAATCGTTGCAACCCTATCACTATGATCCCGAACAGAAAGCGCGGAAAAAGACGCAATATTTATTGCTAGCAACACAGACAATTTACTTGCTTTTATCACTCATGTTTGGCCTATTCATTCATTCTTTAAAGAACGAGTTTGTGGAAAGTAATAGGATGACCCATCTAGCAAGGCAAGTTTTCTCGTCACAAAGTGAAAGCCCTGACGTTTCTTTCATATACACATCTTGAAAATAATAATGCCTCTGTATATATAACCACGATCGACAACTTATCTGTTTGGGGCACAATGATCCAGAACcattcatttctttcttctttttttggctCGTCTTCAAATCCTATGTAATTGCATTGCGAAATCAGGTGGTCCACCATACACTAATATTCGCTACCACGCTGCTTCGATCAACCTGACTCTGGTGTGAATCGAGAATAGCTTTCAGAACACTGTTTTCATCTCTCTCCCTACCAGGCTAGCTCATTTAACTTTGACCGTGCCTCCCGTTTTGGCTTATTCTCCCAGCTGAAGGCGAATGCAAGCTCGATGTGTACCCATTGCTCGGGAACAGCTGCTCCGCCGCCCTCATCTGCCTCAATTCCGGCGCGTTCCCAAGCACACGCCACACCTTCACCGACTTGTCCAAGCTCCCGCTATACACTATCCACCGTTGATTGACCTTTTCCGACTCTTGATCTTCGTCGACGGTGAGGCATTTGACGGGGCCTGTGTGACCAGTCAGAATCGAGAGGCAAACGTGGGCCCCGTTCTGCTCCTCCCTCCTCCACACGCAAATATTCTTATCCGCCGACCCACTGAACACCAGATTTCCCGCCGTGGCAAGGCACAGCACCGCCAACTTGTGGCCCCTGAGAACCCCACCGTGAGACAGATGCTTCTCGCGTTCCCAGAAGTTCACCACCCCATCCGAGGATCCGCAATATACAACGGCCGACGATTGGTTTACGGCTAACGCTGTGACCGCGTTTTCCTGTTTCAACAAAACCTGAACCAGGAAGTGCTTGGTTCTCTTATCTTGTAGCTCCCTCCGCCATACCTTGACAGTTCCATCCGCCGCGCCCGTGAACACAAAGGCATCGAAGCCCGCTACGACGGCGTTTACGGCATCTTCGTGGGCGTTGATGGACTCCAAGCATTTAGAGTTTGCGACGCGCCAAACCTTTAAGGTCTTGTCCCAAGAACCCGAATATAACAAGCCCAGCTCTTCGTTCAAGCTCATGCACGACACGGCATCGAAGTGTTTGATGCGAACGACGTTGCGATGGCGTCGGACTTCTACGTAGTTCTTCGGATTAAGGGAGCTCTTGAGGAAGTCCTTGAACGTGGGCAAGCTTCCGATACGATTGAAATTGCTCGGGTTTTTAAGGGAAAACTTCCAGACCCGAATTTTGCCGTCTTGGTGACCGGTAAAAATCCTTTCGCCGCATATAACAATGGTTTTAACTAAGCCACTGCTGGATTTAAACCCAGAAAAATCCTTCAGATTCTTCCAAACTCGTATATTTTTACTATCCGAACCCGTGTATAACAAATCCCTGGAAACCGCTAAAGAATATATGTGACCCTCTTCGCGTACGAGCGAGCCGATGAGGCCGTTCCGAGGCGTACTGTCGTCGAATGGATTAAACAGCGAGGATGTAATCCACGGAGATTTACTGTAGGGCGAGGGTTGCATCCAGGGAGACATGGCGTACGGAGAGGACGCGCTGCTACCAGTGTCGTAGTTTCCGGGGCTCGTGGTTGCCGAAGCGTTGCTCTGGCGGCAAGAAGACTCGTAGTCGTTGCTATTGTGGCGATTTTTGGGGTAGCTCTCCTCATCATGATGATAGTTTTTCGCGGCGATATTGGGATCGGACTGCAACAGCGCCCCGAATTTAGGTCGGCGGAGTGTCCCGGTCCTCTCCGGCATGACCACCGTACCTCCCCCAACATCGTTTGTCATGGTAGCTAGGTTGACGGAGGTAATATTTGATCCAAATGGAACAAGAAGGGAAGAAGTGAAGGAAAAATTGATGAGAAACTGATTAATAGTGAGTGTTTGTGAATTGTACGTAGATTTGGACGGAAATAACAAAGTGAaggaaaaataagtaaattgcAGAGGTTAGGAGAAGTGTTCGGAGGTACGTagctatacatatatatttatatatgtatatgtaaacaAGAAAGGGATAGAAAAAACAATGGTGGGTGTGGGTTGGTGACACGTGGTGGAAGGAGACGTGAACATTACGAACCGGGTGAGCCAGTGAGCAAGGAAGctaaaaatggaaaaaggtGTGTAGAATTTGCGTGGAGAGTGGAAAGGCATTTTATTTGGTTTCGTTAATGGCGGCGTTTGAACTCCACACGTTATTTCGGGAAACAGATTTTTGGAGGTTTCGTAGAACGTGTCGTCGAAGCGTTTTCAGATTATGGCCATTTTGACCTTTCCTTTCTACGAGAAGCCACATGCATGAAGATGATCAGAAGATTGGCCCCGGCCATGAGTCATGGGTCAATGAAAACGTAGCTTTGACTGCCACGACAACGTACTTTTattcatgtgttttttttttttttaaatgaagcaCGCAGTGCTTGCCTTTGAACATCAAGCTTGTATATATCTAATTTGCTTGTTCTCTTTGGATTTGCTTTTGTGACCTTGGGAgtggatattttttataatatatagaagGGGTAAAGAGTTTGATTAGAAATTTATGGGtactcctttatttttgtttgacttTCTCAATTGAGTTTTAGATTTTCATAGCTTTTGTTGGTATTGTTCGGgcaagtttgaaatatttgattgatcTGTTCATATTGATAATCATGTGGTCAACTACAAGCGAAATTTTAATTTGTGAGTATCCTTTATATATAATACGTTAAGTTGTTCCATTTCTTTGCGTCtgttaatttattcatgtatgTATTTATCTTAATTATTGGGTATACATATACAATAAGATTGTGTTTAGTTGTTGAGCCCAAATCAACTCATTTCAAATCAATAATTGATAGGACTtgttactttttcaattttcataaaaaaattaaactcatctcaacttactttatatactaatttaacttaaaaatttaaaccCATCTCAATGAGACTCacaaaatactattattcacaacttaactcaactcatctcgATTCTCAACAATATCCAAACGTAgcctaaaaaaattatcattaaaattttgtttcctatttgaatgttgagctgagttgaattctttatgaataataatgagttgagatgatggagtgagttttgtgaaactcatttaatatgaatttagatatgttttgatgttaatataaatttatatatacttatggaaagttaaaaaatgttgtaagtcccacatgtaaagagatattgagttgaaaaatgttgtaaGTTCTACGtgtaaagatattttaaattgagatgaatttaataatttgatagttgggtgtttggatattaaatttagcttaaaattagactaagtTCAATCTAAGTTCGAAACAGGCTTTCCTTTTGGTTTTAagttgatatgatatattttaagttattagtaacaaaaatatcttaactaaataattaatataatgaatCGGTCCATATTAAAATCGTTTTGTAGTTAAATGTAGTCAAAAGGTGACCCAAGCGGCTAGCTAGTTAATATGGAGAAAATACAACCTACGTACAGtccttttaatttgtttggctaaaatgttaattatttcatTGTTAATTAATTACCATGCTGAAAAATACACCAAGAGGCCATGACTCAGCTATGAGTAGTACTGAATTATGCTTAATTTACGATAGTGGCGAATTAGGAAGAAatcaaattaatgaaaacatgaGAACATGATCGAAATTCTAATCCCCTAGCCAGTACGTACCCATGCCTAGTAATGAATATTGGACTCCATTAATCTCTCCTTTACTACTTCTTATAAGTAAGccttcatataaatatatattatatatcctaAAAGCCATGAGTGTGATGTACTGATGTAGGACGTCGTCATGCCTTTAGCCTCGCTGTTGGGCTGGGATGCATGCAGCGTAATTAATTGCATTGACATTAATGATCATGTATTTGACTTTAGAAGGAACGTAATTGCAGAAAAAGCAGTTCATGTATATCCAAATCAAGATTTTTGAATCTATGAAGCAGCTTCTGAAGACTCTCATCAGGCCGCCTTAATCATGTCATTATTGGtgcattgatcttattgcgaAGGGGCATGATCATGCTCATGCAGCATTCAATCTCCATTATTGTTCCAAAGTAATAATCGTAAAAAGCTTTTGGATTTTTCGACGATTTTACAGTGTAATTTGTAAAGCGTTTGATCTTGTTTTTGCAAGATCGACTTCTTTCTGATCTCCTCATCCAACTTGGTTAATTGTGGGCGTTCATATAGAAATATTAATTCCTCGTTTTTTCATACGACAGGAAAACATTATTTGTCCGCAACTAACCAGTAGGTGAACCACACCATGCGCCCACTGTTCCTCTAAATTCCTTGAACCTTTTAGTATGCTTGCTTTCATTTAAATTCATCCCAAAAAGTCTTGGGCGTCGTGGCGCGCCAAAACCGAGATTGCTTCGCATTCGCTCGTGCCCAAATGTCAATCATAATGGCCGCTACCTATGGTAACAGGTTGGTGAGACTTTAGACTCCCTGACAGCGACCTTCACCTATGAAATCCATTTGCCACTTGACATAGTTTTCCCTCCCGAATTGCTCCCACCCAAAAACACCCAAATGTTTTCCTCTCGACACGTAATCCAACTTAGATTCATGTGCACCAATTGTAATCTGACACGAGTACAAACCCCGAAGGTCACGAAGCATAAGCATGACGATCGGGATCATGAAGATGAGCCAAAGGCGCCGAAGCCAAAGGCGCCGAAGCCAAATGTTGTGCGAGTCGAGCTCTTCCCTGAAATTTGACAATGTTTGTCGACGAGACTGACACTTGGCTGTCTCTATCGGCCCCCACATTGCTTTTGTAGGACCCACTGCATGTTACAATGTACGTTGGCTTTCTCCATTGGGCAGTCGCATGCTCAAAATTAAGCTATGGTAGCTGATATCAAAGGAAAGGCCGGGGTGGGGAGTGTTCTTTCAAATGATTTCTTCCcataatataatatcatataaataatcTGTTTGTTCGCAAATCATATTatcttaatgattttttttttaatatatgaatttgGTCGCTCGATTAACTGAtgataaaatcatatataagaTACTCCATGCGTCACCAATATCTtggttatattattattatttggggAACACGATCGAGTTTGCTATGGTGGGAAAAGAGCCAAATTATAGCTGAGATTTTTATGTTCATTAAATCGTTCTACATACAACTGTCACCTTGAGTAGGTATGGAGTATTAAGTGctcagaaaataaataataataaggtaAGAATTGCATTTGTACCATCTTTTTTATTAGAGAAGTTGACTTGGTGCAACTGCCCGATCTGCCTTTTGCTCTCTCAATCATATTCGTGAGATTGGGAAATACCAACtgctttgagagagagagagagagagagagagagagagagatcttatgaaaattatatagtttCCTTCTTCGATTCTATAGCGAGTATTAATTAATGTGTTTAGTCAAGCACTTAGGAAGTAATTAAATAGAGCTGCAAAAAAAAGAGATCatcagaaatatatatatatatatatatatatcgacaaGCTTGAAGATTTGGAAAATCAGAATTGTACACCAGAATTCTGGCAAGTATGACCACGGCGCTCTTCCTGATAATATTAAAACAGCGCGCATGACGAGATCAAGAGTGGTGTTTAGTGTTTATCGAACAAAATttacgcatgcatgcatgcatgctttagGATTTGGTCGCTAAACATCAAACACGTAGGTCTCCAAATTGTTAAAAAACAATTCATCTGATCATGCTTTATATACATTTGAATACGCAATGATCggatattgctaaaaaaaaaaattgaaaatctgGTAAAGGGGATGTCTGGGGAGCAGCCCCAATTGATTGATGCATTATATTATCCTCGATTAGTTTGGAGTTTGTCCACTAAATAGCAGTCACGTACGTACGTTCCCTTGCCAGCAAACATAATTTTAGGTACGCTAATTAATTAAACGTATTATATATCTGTACGTTTTTTATAACATAAGCAAAGATCGAATTGTTCacaaaaaagaaacagaatGCCAACAGCTAGCCATGCCAGGGAACAGATCATCAATCAGAGCTGGCACGTACGATTTGTTTATTGCAATTGATTTCACTTTTTGAAACTTGTCAGGTGATCATAATGATCATACAACACGTACGTTTAATTTTCGtaccaaccaaacaaaaatcTTCTGTAAATActtataaattttgaaatattatgTCGCAAATCAACACGTATCAATATGGAAGCTTAGCTGATCAAGAATTCAAAATAtacatgtattatatatatagctaggcaTGAAGTGTCCGCACATCTAGCTTACTTGCTAGCTGTTAGCTGTtactacatatataattattatatatatattcaaattacTTAGCAATTTCAGTACTGCTAGCTCTTCCAAAATTGAATATTAGCAGTACTTATATTATCTTATtagaagataaaaatattaaataattaagcaAAAAATGATTAGTAGGTTGTGATAGAATGTTGAGAtcataattatttatgaatagtaatattttttaaattttattaaaattaatttaattttttttattgaaatgggATTTAActtcttaaattaaaatatattaaataggttaaaataaatttaacatttttataaaaggttgaaaaaataataaatgccCTCATTAATATAACAACTAAACATAATcttaatgaattttattatatataagtaaaattacgtactaatctgcatactgatttatttatatttaaaatttaaaataatattatttttaataaaatctattttttattaattataataaattaatatataattatacttataattaaatttttccttaaCTGGCTGGGACCAGAGAGCAGCAGTAATGCACATTCCGTGTACGTACTCGCCGCCCGTTCTCAACCCCATTATTTGAAGTTGATTCCAATCTGAAGTGGCTCCAAGCCTCCAAATGAGTtgaaagaagacaaaaaataacttaattaacggcctacaattttttaaattagcaCCATTTCTTATGTATTTGAATTGTTTGGAgagtgatgagatgaaattatttgagatgaaaattgaataaaatattattttaaataatattattattttgatatttaaaaaaattaaattatttattatattttatgtgagaatttaaaaaaattataataataagatgagataagatagatTGATAGTATTTCTCAATCTAAACAATCCTAAATATAAAAGATGTTTTAACTACAAATAGatcttataataataaatatataaattaaaataactttatatataCTTTAAGGCAGGTTTGGAaataagatgataattttaaatttgagataaaagtttaaatattatattttaataacattattattttaaaatttaaaaaaattaaattacttattatattttatgtaaaaatttaaaaaaattataataataaaataaaaatattatatctcatcttatttctatACCTGCCGTTAGGTGTCTCGAGTGTACGATATCAAATCCTCAAACAGCCATCTAGAAAGAAAGATG contains:
- the LOC122309570 gene encoding protein JINGUBANG-like, coding for MTNDVGGGTVVMPERTGTLRRPKFGALLQSDPNIAAKNYHHDEESYPKNRHNSNDYESSCRQSNASATTSPGNYDTGSSASSPYAMSPWMQPSPYSKSPWITSSLFNPFDDSTPRNGLIGSLVREEGHIYSLAVSRDLLYTGSDSKNIRVWKNLKDFSGFKSSSGLVKTIVICGERIFTGHQDGKIRVWKFSLKNPSNFNRIGSLPTFKDFLKSSLNPKNYVEVRRHRNVVRIKHFDAVSCMSLNEELGLLYSGSWDKTLKVWRVANSKCLESINAHEDAVNAVVAGFDAFVFTGAADGTVKVWRRELQDKRTKHFLVQVLLKQENAVTALAVNQSSAVVYCGSSDGVVNFWEREKHLSHGGVLRGHKLAVLCLATAGNLVFSGSADKNICVWRREEQNGAHVCLSILTGHTGPVKCLTVDEDQESEKVNQRWIVYSGSLDKSVKVWRVLGNAPELRQMRAAEQLFPSNGYTSSLHSPSAGRISQNGRHGQS